One part of the Phragmites australis chromosome 3, lpPhrAust1.1, whole genome shotgun sequence genome encodes these proteins:
- the LOC133913421 gene encoding kinesin-like protein KIN-8B isoform X2, translating to MVGTHSDPGLMVLSFRTIFELIKKDSSPDTFEVSCSYLEVYNEVIYDLLEKSSGHLELREDPEHGIIVAGLRSIKVHSADRILELLNIGNSRRKTESTEANATSSRSHAVLEITVKRKQKGQYGSQVLRGKLALVDLAGSERASETNNFGQKLRDGANINRSLLALANCINALGKQNKKGLAYVPYRNSKLTRILKDGLSGNSRTVMVATISPADDQYHHTTNTLKYADRAKEIKTHVHKNIGTLDTHVEDYQRMIDNLQVEVSQLKKELAEKEHQLSVKPIEKTADSELSWLNALSQETGENVQERINLQKALFELEETNKRNRMELQHLDDAIARHQVKEMDSTVLQALTSRRQVILDNIRDNDEAGAGYRKDIEMNESRRRQLQDMIEEATSNNGNRTYLHILSQYRLLGMTNAELQIEMAMRDQVIHNQREALRSLWNILYGTGLNQKQILKLAAKQGLTVEGCPLPSSSPDVTTPPSFPPHRRLPPFMSFPSPQSEPYPPSACFFQHGFSTLSFLKNQHETPTICRQEHLSSYYMMSGCSPYSGDGKQWSSGRSMPFFSTPEKTREMSDFYSGTENAHCQHSKERSGNQDFSLHRKDPWSIERK from the exons ATGGTTGGAACCCATAGTGATCCTGGTCTTATGGTTCTTAGTTTTCGTACAATTTTTGAGCTGATAAAAAAGGACAGCAGTCCAGATACATTTGAAGTCTCGTGTTCTTATCTGGAAGTGTACAATGAG GTTATCTACGATTTGCTTGAGAAATCCTCAGGACACCTGGAGCTTCGAGAGGATCCTGAGCATGGCATAATAGTTGCTGGATTGAGAAGCATTAAG GTTCACTCTGCAGATAGGATTCTTGAACTCTTGAACATAGGCAACAGTAGGCGCAAGACAGAGAGCACAGAAGCGAATGCAACTTCTTCAcg GTCACATGCTGTACTCGAGATTACTGTAAAGCGAAAGCAGAAAGGACAATATGGTAGCCAAGTTCTTCGTGGAAAGCTTGCCTTGGTTGATCTTGCGGGCAG TGAGAGGGCCTCCGAAACAAACAATTTTGGGCAAAAGCTTAGAGATGGAGCCAACATTAATCGGTCACTCCTAGCATTAGCAAACTGCATCAATGCCCTAGGCAAGCAAAATAAGAAAGGTCTTGCATATGTTCCCTATCGCAACAG CAAATTAACTCGAATTTTAAAGGATGGGCTGTCTGGTAATTCTCGAACTGTCATGGTTGCTACAATATCACCAGCTGATGATCAGTATCATCACACAACCAATACGCTCAAGTATGCGGACCGTGCTAAGGAGATAAAAACACATGTCCAT AAAAATATTGGAACACTTGACACTCATGTTGAAGATTACCAGAGGATGATCGACAACCTCCAG GTTGAGGTTTCTCAGTTGAAGAAAGAATTAGCTGAAAAGGAACATCAATTAAGTGTAAAACCTATTGAAAAAACTGCAGATAGCGAGCTATCTTGGTTAAATGCGTTGAGCCAGGAAACTGGTGAGAATGTTCAGGAACGCATAAATCTTCAGAAGGCACTCTTTGAACTCGAAGAAACGAATAAGCGCAACCGAATGGAGCTCCAGCATCTTGATGATGCAATTGCAAGGCATCAG GTGAAAGAAATGGACTCTACAGTTCTGCAAGCGTTAACATCAAGGAGACAAGTTATTCTTGACAACATCCGTGATAATGATGAAGCTGGTGCTGGATATAGAAAG gaCATTGAAATGAACGAGAGTCGCAGGCGTCAGCTCCAGGATATGATCGAGGAAGCTACCAGTAACAATGGCAATAGAACCTACCTGCACATTCTCAGCCAGTACAGACTCCTT GGAATGACTAATGCGGAGCTTCAAATTGAGATGGCTATGCGGGATCAAGTGATACATAATCAGAGGGAAGCTCTAAGGAGCCTGTGGAACATACTTTATGGAACAGGGCTAAATCAGAAACAGATTCTTAAATTGGCTGCTAAGCAAGGCTTAACCGTTGAAGGCTGTCCTTTGCCTAGCTCAAGCCCAGATGTTACCACCCCACCTTCCTTTCCACCACATAGAAGATTGCCACCGTTCATGTCATTTCCTAGTCCGCAGTCAGAGCCTTATCCTCCATCTGCTTGCTTTTTCCAACATGGTTTCAGCACACTGTCTTTTCTCAAAAATCAACATGAGACACCTACCATATGTAGGCAGGAGCACCTCAGTTCTTACTACATGATGTCTGGCTGCTCGCCTTATTCTGGTGATGGAAAACAGTGGTCAAGTGGAAGGTCAATGCCATTCTTTTCTACCCCAGAAAAAACTAGGGAGATGAGTGATTTTTACTCGGGGACAGAAAATGCACATTGCCAACACAGCAAGGAGCGTTCTGGCAATCAAGATTTCAGTCTGCATAGGAAG GATCCCTGGTCCATAGAAAGGAAATGA
- the LOC133913422 gene encoding leucine-rich repeat receptor-like serine/threonine-protein kinase BAM1, whose product MRLFPLLLLLALAAGAAGAVGGEADADADALRAAKAALSDPTGALASWKNGTTDHCAWAGVTCGPRGSSVVVGLDVSGLNLSGALPPVLSRLRGLQRLSVAANALYGPIPASFARLQLLTHLNLSNNAFNGSFPPALARLRALRVLDLYNNNLTSPLPLEVVQMPLLQHLHLGGNFFSGEIPPEYGRWARLQYLAVSGNELSGKIPPELGNLTSLRELYIGYFNSYTGGLPPELGNLTELVRLDAANCGLSGEIPPELGRLQNLDTLFLQVNGLTGSIPSELGYLKSLSSLDLSNNALTGEIPASFSELKNLTLLNLFRNKLRGDIPDFVGDLPSLEVLQLWENNFTGGVPRRLGRNGRLQLLDLSSNKLTGTLPPELCAGGKLQTLIALGNFLFGAIPDLLGQCKSLSRVRLGENYLNGSIPKGLFELPKLTQVELHDNLLTGNLPAVIGVAAPNLGEISLSNNQLTGALPASLGKFSVVQKLLLDRNSFSGVVPPEIGQLQQLSKADLSSNKFEGGVPPEIGKCRLLTYLDMSQNNLSGKIPLAISDMRILNYLNLSRNHLDGEIPPSIATMQSLTAVDFSYNNLSGLVPGTGQFSYFNATSFVGNPGLCGPYLGPCRPGIAGTDHTAHGHGGLSNTVKLLIVLGLLVCSIAFAAAAILKARSLKKASEARVWKLTAFQRLDFTSDDVLDCLKEENIIGKGGAGIVYKGAMPNGELVAVKRLPAMGRGSSHDHGFSAEIQTLGRIRHRHIVRLLGFCSNNETNLLVYEYMPNGSLGEMLHGKKGGHLHWDTRYNIAIEAAKGLCYLHHDCVPLILHRDVKSNNILLDSNFEAHVADFGLAKFLQDSGASECMSAIAGSYGYIAPEYAYTLKVDEKSDVYSFGVVLLELVTGRKPVGEFGDGVDIVQWTKMMTDSNKEQVMKILDPRLSTVPLHEVMHVFYVALLCIEEQSVQRPTMREVVQILSELPKPSPKQGEEVSNADDGSASNPLRPAPVGSNEAPTDEAKDQQQQQTSSLSSPPPDLISI is encoded by the exons ATGCGCCTCTTCccgctgctcctgctcctcGCCCTCGCCGCGGGCGCGGCCGGCGCGGTGGGCGGCGAAGCGGACGCGGACGCGGACGCGCTGCGCGCGGCGAAGGCGGCCCTCTCCGACCCCACCGGCGCGCTCGCGTCCTGGAAGAACGGGACCACCGACCACTGCGCGTGGGCCGGGGTCACCTGCGGACCTCGTGGCAGCAGCGTCGTGGTCGGCCTCGACGTGTCCGGGCTCAACCTCTCCGGCGCGCTCCCGCCGGTGCTGTCCCGGCTCCGCGGCCTGCAGCGCCTCTCCGTCGCCGCCAACGCTTTGTACGGACCCATCCCGGCGTCGTTCGCGCGGCTGCAGCTCCTCACCCACCTCAACCTCTCCAACAACGCATTCAACGGCTCCTTCCCGCCGGCGCTCGCGCGGCTCCGCGCGCTCCGGGTGCTCGACCTCTACAACAACAACCTCACCAGCCCGCTGCCACTGGAGGTCGTGCAGATGCCGCTGCTCCAGCACCTGCACCTCGGCGGCAACTTCTTCTCCGGGGAGATCCCGCCGGAGTACGGGCGGTGGGCGCGGCTGCAGTACCTTGCCGTCTCCGGGAACGAGCTCTCCGGCAAGATACCGCCGGAGCTGGGGAACCTCACCAGCCTCAGGGAGCTGTACATTGGGTATTTCAACAGTTACACCGGTGGGCTCCCGCCGGAGCTGGGGAACCTGACTGAGCTGGTCAGGCTCGACGCCGCGAACTGCGGGCTCTCAGGCGAAATCCCGCCGGAGCTCGGGAGGCTGCAGAATCTGGACACGCTGTTCTTGCAGGTGAACGGCCTCACCGGCAGCATACCGTCGGAGTTGGGGTACCTCAAGAGCCTCAGTTCTTTGGACTTGTCGAACAATGCGCTCACCGGCGAGATACCGGCGAGCTTCTCCGAGCTCAAGAACCTGACGCTGCTTAACCTGTTCCGCAACAAGCTGCGTGGCGACATCCCCGACTTCGTCGGCGACCTGCCCAGCCTCGAGGTGCTGCAGCTGTGGGAGAACAACTTCACCGGCGGTGTGCCACGCCGCCTCGGTCGCaacggccgcctccagctgcTCGACCTCTCGTCGAACAAGCTCACTGGCACGCTGCCGCCGGAGCTCTGCGCAGGGGGCAAGCTGCAGACGCTCATCGCGCTCGGCAACTTCTTGTTCGGCGCCATCCCAGACTTACTCGGCCAATGCAAGTCCTTGAGCCGCGTCCGTCTCGGCGAGAACTACCTGAACGGCTCAATTCCGAAGGGGCTCTTCGAATTGCCCAAGCTGACTCAAGTTGAACTGCACGATAACCTCCTCACTGGTAATTTGCCGGCCGTGATCGGCGTTGCAGCCCCTAATCTTGGGGAGATCAGCCTGTCCAACAACCAGCTTACGGGAGCATTGCCGGCATCTCTTGGAAAATTTTCCGTTGTTCAGAAGCTGCTTCTTGATCGGAACTCGTTCTCTGGTGTGGTGCCTCCGGAGATTGGGCAGCTGCAGCAGCTCTCCAAGGCTGACCTTAGCAGCAACAAGTTTGAGGGAGGTGTACCACCGGAGATTGGGAAATGCCGGCTTCTCACTTACTTGGACATGAGCCAAAACAACCTCTCTGGGAAGATACCTCTGGCCATCTCTGATATGCGGATACTGAACTACCTCAACTTGTCCCGGAATCACCTTGATGGAGAGATACCTCCATCCATCGCGACAATGCAGAGCTTGACGGCGGTCGACTTCTCATATAACAACTTGTCTGGGCTTGTTCCGGGGACTGGCCAGTTCAGCTACTTCAATGCCACGTCTTTCGTTGGCAACCCAGGCCTGTGTGGACCATACCTCGGTCCATGCCGCCCGGGCATTGCTGGAACCGACCACACTGCCCATGGCCATGGTGGGCTGTCCAATACCGTCAAGCTGCTAATTGTCCTTGGCTTGCTGGTTTGCTCCATTGCATTTGCTGCTGCAGCAATTCTGAAGGCCCGATCGTTGAAGAAAGCTAGTGAGGCACGTGTATGGAAACTCACTGCATTCCAGCGCCTTGACTTCACCAGCGATGATGTGCTAGATTGCTTGAAAGAGGAGAACATTATCGGCAAAGGTGGTGCTGGGATTGTGTACAAGGGGGCAATGCCAAATGGTGAACTTGTGGCTGTGAAGAGGCTCCCAGCAATGGGCCGTGGCTCATCACATGATCATGGGTTCTCGGCAGAGATACAAACTCTCGGGAGAATTCGGCACCGTCATATTGTGCGCCTGCTAGGCTTCTGCTCAAACAATGAGACTAACCTGCTGGTTTATGAGTATATGCCCAATGGCAGCCTTGGGGAGATGCTCCATGGCAAGAAGGGAGGGCACCTGCACTGGGACACCCGATACAATATTGCTATTGAGGCTGCTAAGGGGCTCTGCTACTTGCACCATGATTGTGTACCATTGATACTTCACCGTGATGTCAAGTCGAACAATATACTGCTTGACTCCAACTTTGAAGCTCATGTGGCCGACTTCGGGCTAGCAAAATTCTTGCAGGATTCTGGTGCATCGGAGTGCATGTCCGCCATTGCTGGCTCATATGGCTACATTGCGCCAG AATATGCATACACACTCAAGGTTGATGAGAAGAGTGATGTTTATAGCTTTGGTGTTGTGCTTCTTGAGCTGGTCACCGGAAGGAAGCCAGTAGGTGAGTTTGGTGATGGTGTGGACATTGTCCAGTGGACGAAGATGATGACAGACTCAAACAAAGAACAAGTGATGAAGATCCTGGACCCAAGGCTCTCAACTGTTCCACTGCATGAGGTCATGCATGTCTTCTATGTTGCATTACTTTGCATCGAGGAGCAGAGCGTGCAGCGCCCAACGATGAGGGAGGTTGTGCAAATCCTGAGTGAGCTTCCAAAGCCATCTCCCAAGCAAGGGGAAGAGGTTTCAAATGCTGATGATGGTTCTGCATCCAATCCTCTACGTCCAGCTCCAGTTGGGTCCAATGAAGCACCAACCGATGAAGCGAAAGATCAGCAACAGCAGCAAACAAGCTCACTGTCATCGCCGCCTCCTGATCTCATCAGCATTTGA